The Oreochromis aureus strain Israel breed Guangdong linkage group 15, ZZ_aureus, whole genome shotgun sequence genome contains the following window.
TGAAGCTCTGCATTTGTAGTTGGACTATGTTACAGTGGGAACAAACAAGcaattttaagttgtttttaacTTAATTTGTCTGTACACTGACTCCTTTACCACAATTTAATTGAGTTGCATGGTTTTTGTCCAAAATTGTGGTAAGCGAGACTGTACAGGGTTTATTATATGTCTATATTTTAGTTTGTCTTTCTCCAGTAGAGCTGTTGTTTATTCAGGGGTTCAACGATTTTGAACCAGTTACCTTAATTCCTGTCACTGTGTTGATAAAATCGTCCATCACCAGAGCCCTAATGTACAAATTAAAATGCAGGCTTCATTCTGCCCtctatgtgtttgtgttgctctgGTCAAGTAGATGCACAGATCTCTAACAGAAATGTCAAGGGGTCAGCAGACGCTTCGGTAACCTGAGTGCTGTTGTCAGCTTAGGTCTATGACTTGTCTGTCATTTAAAGAGTACCCTAACCATATCTACTCCCATTACGTTGGTTGAACTACCAAAGAGACAGGGATTACACAGAAGTACTATGTCTTATATGTATACATAAACTCAAGTTAGCttgcattttgttttgctcTGAGGCGCCATCTTGTggtgtgtgagagaaaaaaacaaagacactgTGAAATTTAACAGAACaccttttctttatttcattatttgtaACCAATTCTGAGAGAAATTGTTACATATAACATTAATGGTATAATAAGTAGCAGTCATTGATAACtgtttgtaaagaaaaaaaagcccatGAAGACACATCTTTCACTGTCTCTGCAAAGTATTAAAATAATCTTCTGCGTTGGTTGTTtacatgtaaaatgtaatgATGTGATCTGTAACAGAAATAGACGGGTTTCTTTCGTTCGTTGATGTTTTTGATCAGTGGAATCTGACAGAAGGCAAAGGGTCTTTAGTGTTCACAGTTCGTTGTGCCTTCGTCATTATGCACCTGTGGAAAACAACAGAACACAATTTAGATTCTGCCATTCTCAGCGGTCATTATTTTACCTGTTAAATGTTTAGTTTATACCTGATTTATATTCATGTGCTTTTTCACGTTTCTCATATTCCTTTCTTTtgccttctgtgtgtgtgtgtgtgtgtgtgtgtgtgtgtgtgtgtatccacaGTTAATGGGAAAAATACCACAAAGCATTTTGCTTAGTGAAGCCATAATGTAATATTTGGTGTTCAAACTCAGtgtttcttttatctgttttatttactgaaaacataaaaacacagaatttcTCAACAGTAAAAAGCCAGTTTAATCAAAACTTTTTGCATATTAAAGTTGTATTAATGTCCTCACCTTTACTTTTTGTCCACATGTTGACTGTTACAGTCGATAGCAAAGGTTCTGTTAAAACCACAGAGACAATGATGGATCTCAACAAATATGGAAAATCtgcaaataataaatgaatttgggcttcagcttttttgttctttgcaGAACATGATGTTTGTTCTTCAAAACTCATAAATATAGTTAGTTTCACATGAACTGAAGaacttttaatttttctttttttcccctttttttggggggggggtgggTCTTCATCAACAGTACTGGAATCTAATTATAAACTGTTTGCACATGTTGtcacagaaaattaaaagtatACAAACTccaatatatataaaaagattTTTACACTTTCAAATTATTTGTCTTTCAACAATAACACCAATGGATGATGACTTTAGCACatttataaacataaaaaatagaaattagAAAAGTTGAAAAAACTAATTTTAGAGTTCTGCCTGAATCAATAATTAGAACTATCATGAATATTAAAACATCATGTAGAATGACCTTCTGTGGACATTTCAAAGTGGTTTATTACAGAAACAAAGTTACTGACTGAGAACAAttagaaaagtgtgaaaactgtgcataaaaagtaaaattacaACATTTCTGTCTTCCTCATTCCCAGACTCTCCCACCTCTAGAGGCAGTCTCAGCTCTCTCAGAGGCTTCATGTCTCATAGAGCTGTGACGGTTAAGACTGGGTTGTTAGTTCAATTTCCTCTGAAGCTTAATCTGATTTAAAACGTTTTTATACTCTAACAATactataatacaaaaatgtTAGCAATTCAGTCACAACCTTTTAGCTTTGCTGGATTATTGGTGTTGACAGATGTAACTGTTGTTGTTCCCTTTGCTTCTTcacctggtttaaaaaaaacacaaaaattaaataCCATGTGTACAGTGAGGACAGTCTCTATGTTACATGTTAGACAATAAATAAGAAAGGTTGGTGTGATATTTAACTGGAATATTTTGCGTAAGTAAACACATCAGTTTGAGGTAATAATTATGTAATCATAATTTCTCACCTGTGTTCCCACCTGATGCCTGGGGGATGGTAAACAGCTGCACACCTTCAGTGTGCTCATCAGTCGCTTTATATTTCAGTAACTCATAATTCCTTGACTTCAGTTTAAGGTGCGGTGTGGTAAAAGTCAGTGTTACAGAGAAGGTACGTGGTGATACATCCAGGTCTGAGGATATTTTGTCATTACCTTCAAACACCCACTCCACTATATGATGGCAGTGTTTGTATGTCAACAAACAGGAATACAAGGtgacattattatttttgtaacatATTTCCAGTGGTGAAGATAACAATTTTGTGCAAGTAAAGTTTGAACAGAAAAACAATAACTTATTTCCTTTAataatgattttattattttaatatgcTGCTATAAAAAGACAGTTTGagctgaaaatataatataaatactCACTGTCAATAACATACAGAGCAACCTCAGTATCTTGATCTTGTTTTATTCCTGATTTGTAATCTTGATGGTCATAACGACCAACATCCTCAACTGTAACAGATTTATCAGCTTTATTACTGCAGTGTTTCTGTAAATGAAGAGCAGgtattacagttacagttatgcTGACCATCTATCACGTTTTCACAAGACAAAGTGACGTTATGGCCAGCTCTGTGACGTGAAGATGGTTGGACTCACCCAAACTGCTACTgctcagaaaaacagaaatgcaaaACATGAACAGTAACAGGAAAATGGCTTTCATGTACTTAGATTTGTTTAAAGATCATTTTAACAACCCAAGATTTTTGACTTTGTCTTTGATTTCCAAGATTCAACTAAAAGTCTAAAAAAGTCACAAATAATGCAAAGCTCTTTAAGTTAAATGAAGAATACTTAAATTAGTTAattttatttggctttaaatGTGTGTATTGTAATCTTACCTGTAATCTGAAGCATCAACATTAAGACTAAGGACATTTTAATCAgtctgcattcattcattatgtttctctctctctctttcttggtCTTTACTCTTGCTAGGACGTTTACAAATGACTCAGCCTCAGAGATAAGGAGAGCATCAAGTTACTATTTACTCCGTCACTGTGACGTCAGTCTTTCACGAGCTGGATTAACACATTTAACATTATTTTCATCTCCTTGAATGCCCTCCCCTCTTTCAAACTAGTGAAaagcattttaacatttttacctTTTTCATTTCATGTATTTTTCCTTTGCAAAGGATGTTTGAAATGGAAGCCCAACACAGAGACTGTGTCAAAGAAGGGGCAGAGTTTTTTCTAAGGAAGCTTTAATCCTAAAACATGTTCTGCAAAATGTTGCAGATTTTCTGTCCAATTTTCtgtaatatataaaaatgtcaaactagTATCAGCTGACCAACAAGATTTAGATATCAGTTAGCAAACAGATAGCATTAAAACTTgctgtgaaattattttattcatgATTTAAATTAGGCAAGATTTTTGCCAACCAACCCCATTATGAGGTTGTTTGGCACACGCTGAAAAAAGCCACAGTTACAAAGAATGAAGTaacaaatttaaataatatGAGCATGTAATCTGTGTATAACACAGAATTAGAagaagaaatttttaaaaatgttccaaCCTCAGCACTTTTGAAATGTTTTACTAAGTGTGAGCATTTTAAAAGGTCAATTcatttattacagttttatgGCAGCACCCTCTAGTGGCCTTGAAGCAAACAGTCTCTCAACTAAGACATGACATCTCCGGTCTCCCTTACTTTTGTCTGCTGGGGGAGCAGGATTGGATCTAGTGATACGTACAGACTGAGTAAGCTGATTAGGACAGGCCTGgagaaataagagaaaaaaacaaccttgTACAAACaattctttttattaaaaaaatacactaatagtaattattaataataataataatacttttcACATGTTATTTGTTTGCCTGTATTCAATCTCATTATGAGCCATGACAAAGAGTTAAACATATTGAAGACCATGACATTCAGATTTAATGTTGTGAAACTTATTTTGACATAAGTTTTGAGCAGCAGCGGTTATTGATAGGGGCGACATGGGCGGTTGCccagggcggcatcgtggtgggggcggcatcacgggcatctcatgctactcatgctgccccgacatcagccagcacatattgggaatggcaaaGGCACCGGTCGGTTTTCTGctgcccatttgctgggagtaagggcgcccagATTTTGTTAAAGAATTTTCtaactgttttttctttgaaaatacCAATACTTCTGATAAACATGGCatttaaaagaataaacatTATCATGCTAGCAATGTGTGGTCAAATGCAAACTTTCGCAGTGACAACACACAATAAACATTAAGATGAATTTAACCAGcatagttattttatttttagggaGTCATGTGCAGTGTTCTAAAAATTGAACCGGTGTTATATGAATCTTTATGTGTAAACAAAAGCATGACTATCAGAGTTACAGGCATTTTAATCCATCTGTTCTCAACCATCTTGTTTCTTTGTccctgttttgtctttttttgtttcacacTCGCCAATGACAGAGTTTGAAACTGTGCTTCTTTTGTAGACTAAAACAGTACGTACTTCCTGTGAATACCAAGGTGTGACTTCCTCATCAGCACGTTTGtctttgaacattttatttttagtcacAAAGGGGTGGATAAAGTCaatgcaaaaaatatatatattttaaattacatctgagagaaaaatgctgaaaattaAATACTTCAGATCCAAtgttatcttttattttatctttcatACCATTTTAATGTGGCAAATAAGCATGACTGACCAGCCCGCTCATGTGGTATCTCATTGTGGTGAGTGAGGTTTTCGCTTCGATCAACAGCTACATTTGTGTCGCAGCAGAGCTCTGATCTCTTCTTCATTGTCATCATTAAAACTTCAGCAACCCCAGCTCTGACAGAAAAGAGTTAAATCTGATGTGTTTTTGAGGTGACATGTCTCTGACATGAGGAAGAAAACTTCCAGCAGAGTTTGAACGAAATTTTTAGTTGATCTTGCTAAAAAATGGGCAGGCCTTCAGGAAGTTCCTTTTACCTTCACCAGTTTTTGTTCGTGGTCACATGAGCATATTTGTGCATTTATTTGTGTATAACTGTCTACCTTGGTTAAGAGGTGTTTAAGTATAAAGTGAACTTAAAATGTAGTGGGACTGTATATGAGAATGCATAAAAATCTCTATCCTGATCAAACtttgcacagagaaagcaataTTTATTTAAGTATCAGCGGCATGGCGTAAAGTGATGACACAATATCACAAGTAATACTCACATTATGTCAGGATTGACCAATTTTAATTAGCAcataaaattaagaaaaaagtaacaaatCATGTCTAACAGAAAGTTCAAATAGTGAAGAAATGTTGTAAAACCTTAATACCCTTAATACCACCCCTAGAGGGCATCTCAGCTCTACGAGACTTCATGTCTCATAGAGCCGAAACACTGAAAGGTGATCTGCaagtgatttgtttgttttattgatcTGAATTCCTTGATCTGTTTTATTCATTGAACATGTTACAACAAGAATAAGGCTTTTATTTCCAAATACATTTTATCAAAGAGAAACTGAATGAAGTAAGAGGAGTCTACTCAGTAGTCGACTATTTTAGAAACCAGTGTCATCACCACACCCAGACCTATAAGGTACAAAAGAACCTGAGAAAAAAGATTTTGAAGACTATTATTTTTCTGCTAACATCAGGAAAACCTGAATAAGTTGATATTAATGATATCTTTTTTGTATAATCAAGAAATAGGTTGTTGTTAAAATACTATAGATACATAATATTTGTGTAGAAAAGTTAACCCTTTGAGGTCTGTCATCATATATGCTAACCCTAAGGTTTAATCTTTAAATCCTCTCACTTTTAGTTTTCACCAACACTGCAGTTATTcaacaagaacaacaagaaACTACAGTGGATCTGGAGAAAGAACGAAaacatgttctacacagtttcTGGTGCTGCGATGATGAGCTGGATGTTTTcagcaacaacaaacacagTTAATGACACAGTGACACAGTGACTGTTGTCGTAACTATTATTGGTGATGaaacacaaaattaaacaaataaaacaaataaaaattaaacaaataaaagaaacattttctgATATTAGGAGTCAAATTTTCTCAAGTTCTGATTAAGGTTAAAAGACTGCAAATGTCACAATAATGTTCTGTCACTACTGGCATATAATGAGAACATGTTCTCATTATATGATGAATGTGAAGATCGTTTTAGATGAAGGTTTATATCAGAGTTTTGGTTTCCAAGAGATAATTAAACTTGTCATAGTTACAGGAGCAGCACCTAATAAAGTAACATATTAATAGAGATTTGTAATatgtttatttgcttttctttatgTTAACACTTACCTGTAAACTGAAGCATCAATGAGTGGAACCACTGAGctcctctgtctttctttgtttctacTTTTTGTCACAGATGAAACTGTTTCTAAAATGACTCCGAGAACAATGGGTTTTGTGTGGTTTATAAGGTGTCACTTCCTCATAATGACTTCATCCTGTCTCCTCCCATATCGTAACCTTGCTGATtttattcaggattttaatcaTTAATTTTTGCTACACTTgtgcacaaaataaaaagggaCCATTTTGACATTTAGTTTTCATGGATTTTGCCAACTACCTTGCTTAGAATTGTTTAAACGGTAAAGTAATTTCCTCATCTGAAATAGCACAGAGGAAGTCAAACATATCTATGAACTCTTCACTTTTATAGGCCATGTGCAAACAGGGCTCTTGGTGATATATGACATAATGGTACTTTACCACACTGGGTATGGAACAGgtgagtcttttttttgtttgttttcttttgaagactgacaggggatttctttaaatcaccctgccgttctttgttcagctgagacacctgagttagaaaacacacaaacactgcagttgccTTTTCACTCGCGAGGACGGTCACAGAGCGCCTGCATAGGAGACACTCACGGACACGCGCTCTATCATCGTCCGCgagatttatttatacagttgtgtctgtgtatgtgtctatgtgttgctgtcacagagttattctcagagctgaggttccccttttctaaatcTGTATGTTCTAGAACAAAAGGGAAGCTGCAAGTTGTTTATCACAGACAAGGTATATGTCAAAAGTCACGTAAACATGTGCTTCACTGATAtaaagaatacatttcatgtaactgatcaaaacataattttcttctgACAAAGACTGAAGGGAAGTTCAGCAGTACATGACCAGAGGCTTGGCCCTCTGAAAATAACCAGATATGCATCACTCTAACATGACATAAATTACATGATAATTTACGAGATCCATCCCAAACAATAAGCATTTTGAACATATATTGTTACAGATTAAGTTTCtgagtgtttattttttccttacGACCAGAAAAGTTGCTCTGTGTCTTGTAcaattctttgtttctttaaagcTCCCTGATTAAAGATCGGAGTCATAATATATCTAAAGTAAAATGATATACAGGTATGCAGTGAAATGTCAGAGCTCAGTACAAACAAGAGAGGTTTAAAATAGTGATGAGATAACAGGAAGGGGAAGTGACAATAGTAGACGCAGCTTTTACTGCTACTGATTTATCACTGCTCTGCTCAATAGAGTCCAGTCTTCACTTCAGAAACCACTCTTGTATTTCACAAGTCTTTTTCCACCCAGCTGGTTAGTTATTTGAGTTTATTTAATCAAGGACAGCACATAAAACAATGTTACATAATAAAACAATGCAACCATTGTTTTGTACAGAGGTTTTCTAGCCAAAAGCTAGTGTCATACCAGTTGCCTCGCTCCCAACATCGCCACTGACTGCTCTCAAAAGTGCCAGCCATGCTCCAGAGTCAGCTGGTGTTTGCATAGTTTCAGTGTTACAGCCTGCCTCCTACATCAGGCTGCTACAGTATCAAAGTCACAGCTGATCTTTGCCTCTCTAGCTCCTAAGCTCCTGTTTGGCTCAGCCTCCCAAGCTTCTGATCCAGAGTCATGACAGGACACACCCTTTCCAGTGACAGCAACTGAACCAGAGCTAGCCTCAGCCATCTGATTCCCAACCTGTGACTACCTGCCCATGCTCTTCTTCAGTACCATTGCTCTGACTCTTGAAGGGTTTTGCCTCTTCTGTTGGCTTCCTATCTGAAGCACTCTGCTTCGACTGTCTCACTAAGTAGTTCTTTTACTCTCCTCAGCTCAGGTTTTGTTATATTGTGAGTCACGTGTTTATTTATTAGTAAGCTAAAACATCAGTATATAGTATCAGATTAAACTAAGTCATATATGTTATACTTTCTGGTTTTATATGCAGCTAGTTAGGTGTTCATTTGTGCTATAGCAGCTTAATGGAATGTGAAACAGCAGAGATGTTTTGGTGGGATTTTttacattatattttatttttctacaaaaaaacatctgaattaGTAGATGCTAAACTTACAAGAAAGCAAATTTAAAATACAGTTGGAGTAATAATTGATATTATATCATAGACACAATTAGATCAGGTAATCCAATTGGACATAAACAAGTAAGTTTTTGTTACATTTCCAAAACAAGGTAACATTATTAAAAAGGCAAAGAGATATAAAATATTGACTTTGCCTACAGTACATGAGCAAACAGTATAAAACGTTAACCTCAACCTCTAGAGGGAGTGTCAGTGGTTTCTTTGTTTCACTACCTCGAAAGCTGATACTGTTTGTATTGATGATTGTACATTAAGAAGAAATTTTTTCACAATTGTTTACCAAAGAGATCACTATCATTGACATATGATAGATATTAACAGCTGAATACaaagcattttaattttaaacatttaccTGTCCTGTTATAACTCTATGGAAGAGGACCCCCTGGGGAAAAAAcaagtggggacatttttttctcagaattctgtgATTAAAGTCAGAggtctgacttttttctcagaaattttaaaaaagacatcCCCACTTTTTCCAGTGTCCCAAATCCTCTCCTGTACAACTCAACTTAAATAAAAGGTGGGAAACTTTAGCCAGTGTGTCAATCGCGTGTGTCATCTTATCAAATGCAggtcattgttttctttctttttttttttagttaaagaaaaatttaaaaatgtttttcacataTTTATCATATAATGCAAACAATTGATCAGAAAAAAGAATGTAACCTTGAGGCTGGaacttgtttcttttgtttgttgacAGTGGAATAGAGGTTGCTGGGATCACTGGAAACGCCAGCAGAAGAGGAAGAACTTTTCACAGTGCTGTAAGTCACAGTGTCATCTTGATCATCATTATGATTACAGACCTGGAATGAAATATGATGGAGCACAATTAGCTTTTTTCTGACCTGTGACAGAAGTTTAAAATTCACGATCTTAATGTTAATATATTCTTTTGAAAACCTTACCTTGGCTTTACACTTGGACCTCCTGATAAAACTGACAGAGACATAGGAGACATCTTCATCATCAGCCTGAATAGTGAAGACAACATATAGACTGCTCACTAATGCATATGTGGAGTCAGTTTGACATCTATCGGtcctttttggggttttttttgtcctaTTTGTCTTTCATCCATTCTTATAAAggataaaaatacatttcaaagaaTAAATGCAGTAGCTGTGAGAATAATGTCTGTTCACTTTGTTCTGCTGGACTAAGTCATATCAGGGTTTACACTCAGTCTCTCAAATGTGTGCAAGCAGTTGTCATTTTTGGGACTTCAAATAATGGAGTTTTCTAAAAGTAGCTACATACATTTTTTTGGCAGCCGCGTTCACCCGCCACCTTAGTCGCTTCTTCCACCTGTGTTTTGCTTcctaaaaaaagatgaaaataaaagataaaaggaAACAAACTTGAGTTTAGAATTTCAAATCCAAGGTTCTCAATTATACTTTAAACTATAGCTGTAATTTTTTTCCCTCACCATTTGATTTTTTCCATGTGGTGATGACTATAGCAAGTATTAGTACCACAATTCCCACAAGAAAAATGATAAACAATGATAAATATTTCCAAAGTTCtggaaagaaaaattaaaatcacaATCACTGGTAATGTTGAGCTTTGGATGTTGTGAGCAATAAAAAGCTTTATGATGGAGCCACAGCTCGAGTCTACAGTGTACAATTCAGACCTTAGGCTTAAAAAGGCGTGAGCGATGCAGTCAGTACCTGGTAAAGTATTTCTTTCAGTTGTTCCTTTTGTTGATGTAGGTTGGCTTGGTGGTGATATAGTAgttgtatttattgattttgaTGTTGTGGATTTTGGTATTGTTATGTTGTCAccttaaataacaaaaaaaatgtataaaaaaattaataccCTTTAGTTCAGCTATTGTTCTTGCCCAAATGCTGACTCTAACAACAGACGATAAGAGTACTTTTAAACCCAGTGACACAAAGATACATCTCAACAAACAGATACAATctgataacaaaaaaaaacatagtcTTTTTGTCTGTGATTCAGACATTAGGCTCTAAAAGGTTAGAATGATTCAGTCGCTACCTGATGAAGTCCTTTCTGTTCCATTTGTTGACGTAGGTTTAATTATAGTTGTATTTTCTGATTGTGTTGTTACCGGTTGTGTTGCTGTTTTATTGTTgcctgaaataataaaaaaaatgtagaaaattaaataaatacatgcaaCAAACTTTCCAACATAAAATATTACCGTGGCAGAGGTTTGTTTCCCGGCTCAGCTGCAGGTGAAGAGTGGGGCAGTGAGCTCAAGGGAGCAGTGCCAAGAGGCTGGAGGGACAGGTAGTGCTAATTTAACTAATGAGGTTTCTCCCTTTATATATAGTGAAGCCGGAGACCTGAGAGAGGAGTGCACACTGACAACTGACTGGGAAGTTGTTGAACTGTTTACAGAAACGTCCAGCATATGTGTGTGGTGCCTTATAAACACTCCccatatatacaaatataccAGTGTGTTGGGTCTATCATTACAATTACATATTAATATTGCAGCTACAGTAGCCAAAAGTTAGTACAATATTTAACTTGCAAAgttttactttatatttttaagatggggaaaaaaactttttttaataaccAAAAATTCATATTGTAACTCAAATACGTTGAGTAATTATACACATCAGTTTGAGGTAGTTCATCATAATTTCTCTGTTACTTCAGCTCTAACGTGTAAACACTGTGTGGCGATAAGTATAAGGACATTGAAAAGATGGTGCAAAGCTGCAACCTGTAAGACGGAAAACCCACACAAATGTGGAAGAgtggatttgtacaaaatgaaacagATGGGAGTGGATAGATGCAAGGCTATCAGTGGTTACAGACTCATTCAATAAAGTATTTATGTTGCATCACAAGACAGCTGATCAGTTTGTTTCACTAACTCATCTCAACAAGGCTTTTTGCAGAGAGTATAGCATCTGTGGCAGTTTGTCTAGAAAGAACAACTGTAATCTCtactttctgacttttttctcaaaatatcAAAAATCGATTATCAACTTAAATCTGGAAATTTCgaatttattttcaaaatgatcagggcgatcgtggctcaagagttggcagtttgtcttatAATCataaggttgccggttcgagccccgacagtctcggttgttgtgtccttgggcaagacacttcacctgttgcctactggcggtggtgccagtgtctggCAATCtcccctctgtcagtgtgccccagggcagctgtggctacaatgtagcttgccatcaccaatgggtgaatgactgaatgtagtgtaaagcgctttggggtccttagggactaagtaaagcgctatacaaatacaggccatttaccaataatatttttttccttaatgTGGCCATAATACTCCTTCATTGGTGAAGTCATATTACTTAATGAAATCACATGTTAATgcaatatttgtattttaatatgtgTCCTTACCTCTACACTGAAGTACTAGTAGAGAGAATAAAGACACTTCAATCCATCTGAATGGGACCATGGTGCTTCTTCTGTACTCATACACACTAATGACACTGTATCTAAAGGTTTGACTTGTTAAAGATAAATACTTGTGCTGTGTGGGGTTTGTGAGGTGTCACTTCCTGCCAGTGACTTCACTCTCCTCTGGCACATCTGGCCAACAATAGATTATAGGAAGTCAAATGTGTGAAGATTGTCAGCTGAGATAAGTATAATGCAGCTCTCTTCTATTTctctttagtttgtgtttaaaaaaaacaaaaacacaaccagGTTTCAGTGTGATGTTTGAGAATGCACAAACTAAAGAGGCAATTTACTCTGCCACCTGAATTTGACTCCTAATATCATCGATGCAAAACAATGATGCTGTCAGAACAAGTCTCAGTATCTGATGTCATTTTCTCTGCGTACCAAAATAGCTGTTTTGTTGAGAATGTGGCTACAAGAGCAGCTGAAGTTTGCAGGTTTATTGAGATAAACATCATGATAAAATGACAATTTTTTCCATcattatatgtctgtttattttgttgtgaaaATAGACTTTTTCAAAATTATTTCtgcaagacaaaataaaaatcaataagcAAATAAGGTCAAATGCAAGTCAAATACGGACAGATCTGGGGTTTCAGAAGTTCAGGGCATTTGAAGGGTTTTACgttgcaatataaagcactttgaggcgattgttgttgtgatttggtgccatataaataaaactgaattgcacTGAATTAACCTGGAGGGGGGCAGGCAGAGCAGAAGAACACTTCAGGGGGCCAACTTGAATGCGGGGAAAGTTAGGGATTTTGTTCAGGGGATCAAAGCTGGAGCAGGAAAAAATGTCTTTACAATAAAGAcagtttaataaaataaaaaagttctCTACACACCCTCCCTTACCAGAGGCGTGGCAGCTTTAAGGGGTCTTTACCTCTGAGATAAATTAGTCACTATGAGGTGTCACTTCCTGATAGTGACTTCAGTCTCTTCTTTTAGGCTACGTCtacactagcccggataaatttgaaaacgctCCACGTCCACACTATctttttcagtcgttttcacagagttgtgcgtccacatcgAAACGGatgaaaacgcttacgttccagtaatGCGCATGCGCGAAACGCAAgaag
Protein-coding sequences here:
- the LOC120433188 gene encoding uncharacterized protein LOC120433188, with amino-acid sequence MVPFRWIEVSLFSLLVLQCRGNNKTATQPVTTQSENTTIIKPTSTNGTERTSSGDNITIPKSTTSKSINTTTISPPSQPTSTKGTTERNTLPELWKYLSLFIIFLVGIVVLILAIVITTWKKSNGSKTQVEEATKVAGERGCQKNADDEDVSYVSVSFIRRSKCKAKVCNHNDDQDDTVTYSTVKSSSSSAGVSSDPSNLYSTVNKQKKQVPASRLHSFF